From the Caloenas nicobarica isolate bCalNic1 chromosome 2, bCalNic1.hap1, whole genome shotgun sequence genome, the window GAAGTCTCttcttttgggggaaaaaaaaaaaaagcagctatcTCACTCCAATACGAGAGGACATCCACTCCAAGCCTTGGCATAACCTGAAAGATAAGAGATATTATTTTGGTACTGGTTCTATTCCAATTTCTTTAAAGAATTTTCtacttgttttcatgtttaaaaagatctacttaaaataaataaaataaaatcagctgGAATTGGGATTGAAACTTGAACAGAGTAAATAGTGTTTTAAACTAAGTCTGCTTAGGCTTTAACCACGAGAAGATGGTCAAGCATGCTATTTTGTTGAAGCTTGAcactcctttcatttttttccccttgtaaaTCTAAAAGACACTATTCTTAACACACTTACTCATAAGTACAGGGTAACAGATTAAATTTAGTGGTgtgggattgttttttttttttttttaaatcaggtttCCCATGGAAGACAGCCTACTTGAAAGCTAGCTTTACATACTAATATTAAAAGACAAAGGTCAGGTACCCAGACTGAACTAGTTCATGAAAGTACAGTGTATTAAGAACTCCAAAAGCCCactacaaaattaaaatatgtttatattcAACACCAAGACTGCACGAGATCTAATCTGCTTACTCAATCAATTTGCATCGCTACGTAAAAGTTTTCGCTTTTCTTTGATGTTCTAGGGACCTAGCTGCCCAGTTTATACCACCTTTAAACTTTGCCTTCGTACCGTATATAACAACGTAGCTATCCAAGAGTTCTAGCTTCACTTGCACAGTGCTAATCTCCCTAGTCTTCGGCCAGATCCTCCCAAGGAAGCTTCAGCTCATCAGTGTAACtctgggaattttttttatgAGTTGGTCTCACTCCTGTCACAGTTTTAATTATTctaattattcttctttttttttaaataagaaagcaGCAGCCTAGGATGGCCAATGTTTCTAAAGTAAACTTCATATTCATTAATTTCTACCTTCCTCCAAATGACAACTTACTGAAGATCTAAGTTAGTACAGAAAAGCGACTTTGGCAAAACTGGTAGTAGGAAAGCAGAGTTAACTCTTGGAATGAAATGATACAATCCAAAGACTCAAGCAAACAACCAGTTCGCTTTCACTAACACATCCCACCCTAAGGAAGTGAATGCTACCGATCAATCTACAAGACACTTCCATTACATTAGAAAATGCTTCATGCTAGAAGTGCTGAAGATGTTCTCACTTCTCAAATACTCAGTTGGATTCACTATTTTTGATGTCACTAGACTAGATAAATGTAAAGGTTGTacaacacagctgaaaaaacCTCTAACTATGACACATTAGAAGACTGCTTTAAGAATCAAGATGAAACATTAGCACACTTCAAATCACATAAGCAAGACACTATCCAACTTGTTACAGGCatccaaaatgttttctgatctTTATAGACATATGGAAAGCTCAGCTTTCCATTTTAGTAATTGCTGGCATAAGGTACAAAAGTTTCACAATTTTGTTTTATGCCAGATCTATGTATCTTTCAATCCAAACTACATTTGAATGcttatcaaaaaaacccaaccaaccaaaaaaaaccacaaaaccactCCACCACCACCCTTAGAAGATTATGGCAGATCAGAATGCAAAGGAAGACTAGAGCAGGTTTTTTAACTACACAAAGCCACCCAGAATGAGAGGGTAGTGCACAGGGAGTAAACAACTATGCCAACAGCTCCATATTTGGGTGCGGGAGGGGTGTTggcatggggtttttttgttgaggtttttttaacaatacGCTGGAAAACTTTCATCCAAATTTGGAGTTtgagcaatgaaaaaaaacctacaaggttcaataaagagaaggaaaatttcaAAGTGTCCCTCTGACTGCAACGctcagaaaatatattctttcaGGAAATCCACATGGGTGTCAATAAGCTTCTAAAGCAGTATTCTCATTTACCATCTTTACTATACCAAGTACAAGCATTTACCCTTCTCCTGTCAAAGCACAACAGGACTGAATGTGCCACGGGTGATCCTTTATGGAGCTAAGGGTGAGGTATGTAGATATCTCAGCAGCTGTCATGCAACCTTTCATGTCCTGCTTGTTTGCAAAGATGAGAACTGCAGCCTTCCGTAAATCCTAGAAATAATTTAGAGTATTCATAATAGTTATTATAAAGAACTAAAAGGCTATTGTGTTAACTGAAGTTCTTCAAGCTAATCTACATTTACACAGCAGGACAGAGTTTTAACAGACttactgcattaaaaattaattacactAAGACTCAAGAAACCAATTTATTCAGAAGTGTTCTCCACCACAGAGAATCAAATTATCATGTATTATACGACTATCCTTTTGGTGTTGACCACATGTTCATATGTTAACTAATGAAAATCttgttaaaatgtatttcataaagCTTCAAACCATCCAGCCAGTAGAACTATTACTGGATAAACACTTCAAAGTCTACATTAGATACTATTCGAATGGAAAATGCTAGTATCATTCCCTTGAAATTACTTTCAACTTCATTAAACAAAGTCTATAGTAATTAAAGCAGTAATAATTTAAGAAAGCTATCTAAATTATTGGAAGTTTTATCCTATTGTTCCCAAAAGGAAGCTCTAATAATGCTGCAACAACTTTAGTAAAAACAGAAACTAataaaaagttgttttgtttctgtatgaAATAAGGATTCCACATGGCAATGAGAGAAGAACTGGGATGTATGATTTTAGAAGTGCAGAAGGGTACACAAATGCAGTATTCAGGAAGCCAACAGTTGTAATTAGAAATGTCCAATACATCTAAATGAATATAGAATTGAGATTATTTCTCCAAATATTTATGGTCCAAAGTTGAAAATTCACTCCTACAAGTAATTTGGTCTTGGTCTGTTTTCAGGACATGGTAGACCACAATCTCGTTAGAGTTTATAACACTGGAAACTAATAAATTACAAGACAAAAACTTCACCACAAAAAGTAATCTTTCCACCTTTTCTTGGTAGTATATTTGCTCCTTACCACCAGACCCAAATGACATTACCACAAACTACAAAGCAAAAACCTTACTCATTTGAAACAATGCAAATCCCTCAGAGAAATGAACTGCACAGAATTACTTGCACTGTACtaaatacttttccttccaaaatgaACAGATATTTAGATTTAAAACAACCCTAATTTAGCTTGAGAGTGATCACAGAAGGTTTTAATGTACTTTAGCTAATCCAACGTAGATGTTAATTTAGGATGTTTGAGGGAGTTGACCCAGTGTTGAACAGGCATCAATACAACATATAATAATAAAactacaaacaaaataattcagaaggAAATTGAATTGAAACCAATTTATCTATAGGATTAGAAATGGTCCTTAATTTTAAGGATccagattaaaacaaacaagaaagaaaaatggaattgCCTActttctaaaatttttttttttttaaagtttgatgAAATGTAAACCATTTAACTGACAGAAGAGTTAgtggtagagaaaaaaaatacttagttACATTAATATGAAGTTTAAGATATTTTACAAGTTCAACGTTTGCAAAGTAAAGAGTGATTTGATTACAATCAAGCAAGTCCTATTAGCAAATTGCTTGataataattttcctgtttatttataatttacatagttttaaaatgtgaccAACATGCATACACATTTAGGCTCAGAAATTTTTTTGTGACAGTAATTTTTGCTGACATAAGAAGCATGTAACATTATGTGACTGttcacaacaaaagaaaactactATCCCAACTCCCCATCATACCTCATGAGCCAGCATTCTATAAAGTTCTTCTTTTGTAATAGAAAGTCGCTCTCTATCAATGCTGTCAACAACAAGAATGATGAACTAGGGGAGAAAACAATAGTACAGTACATAAGTGCAAAGTATAAATTACAGAAAGCAAGTTTTCAAGAGACCACTAGCATAAGTCTTCCTGTAAGACAGACATAGACTCTCAGAGCACAGTAGAAAATAGAACAAGGTTTATTCTTACAGTCTTTCGCTAGAGCGCTGGGTATCATacatgaagtttttttttttttaaaaaaagattgtgCTTGCACATTTCAATACTGCTATTAAGATCTACTTTCATTTACTATGGTTAAATCTCTGTGGTGGATTTTTAGGCCCTACATCATAAGCAAAATAGTGACGTAGGTACCAAAAGCACCTGAAGATAATggattacatttaaaatgtggaTGACAAACTTGCTACACAGTCATCAATGAAAACAGCTATTAATATTACTGTCCACTACTACTTGAATACTCTGAACACTATAAAACTGAAATTGAAATTCCCTATTTTCAAAGAAGCATTTTTAGCAATTTAGCACTATCTTACTCACAGGGCataagaaatgttatttcaaagTAGTAAATCAGACCTCAGAAAGCTATATGTACCTGTAGTGCTTAGCATTATGTTGTTGCATAACACCTTAAACCTTTGTAATGAAAACGGCCTCTGCAGTTGGCTTCTCACTGACAACTTTGCACCATTCCACCCAGGCACTTGGAGATGCTATAGCAGTGATTTTACTCTTACTGTTCCTGCCAGGCACATTATTCTCATGGCCGTGCACTTGTGAATCCTGAGACACTGCAGGGTCTGGTATATCTGGTCTCCCATTGGAAGCGATTGTCACTGGTATGAAAATTACTCTCTTTTACCCACTCTTTCTGCCCCTTGTGTTGTAGTTTCTATTTTATAACCTAGCACTGGAAGGGAAAAGGACATGGTGTTATGTAGTGGGTAACGCTCAA encodes:
- the ARL5B gene encoding ADP-ribosylation factor-like protein 5B codes for the protein MGLIFAKLWSLFGNQEHKVIIVGLDNAGKTTILYQFLMNEVVHTSPTIGSNVEEIVVKNTHFLMWDIGGQESLRSSWNTYYSNTEFIILVVDSIDRERLSITKEELYRMLAHEDLRKAAVLIFANKQDMKGCMTAAEISTYLTLSSIKDHPWHIQSCCALTGEGLCQGLEWMSSRIGVR